From a region of the Daphnia pulicaria isolate SC F1-1A chromosome 1, SC_F0-13Bv2, whole genome shotgun sequence genome:
- the LOC124339755 gene encoding DNA polymerase zeta catalytic subunit-like isoform X2, giving the protein MSSPIPGLDFGYSTYRGLEIKKVPVIRIFGSTSTGYKVCLHVHGVFPYLYVPYDGSAPPDKMGHQIVIALDRAVNILQGQVNSSSHHVFKAVLVSGIPIYGYHGKEHQLFKFYFYNPNTRKHSYDLLLNGVVLKKILQPCEGHIPYILQFLMDFNLQGMNFIHLKKAFARRKPDDSVENLCPSTAEPVSSCEMELDCFAGDILNSLDVQDGIQMNPGLAALWEEEIERRKIKNINLKNIHPPASPPRSRAVPTSSHDFYKTNLSKQLRECASEAGDVSLSFCEVNEQMETSLAIETPEGVEKTLLSASSIDFHDSADRRKPMATPIEEESDLLDVLCDLADEHGSFISSPSRIPSSSIEDRAVGSQNSRSSRLTVTTPILDIISSSDSVEDLPFDDDSILGTQHSRTSPDDADAVNTGINDPTSDSDEERETLEMSQIFEESDHAVDSFHCGQSRTKDIRFSSASYTLDQIIEQEELDEESSSSSFTEHFLPNVDGANDDSSDDESSDCGASKRSKKDTKYKPLVFRSTNSTAGSVQNKAGTTLKLTSPSSSSQRFPSASFFTSTMPQVNNSISSDTQSETRNVCSKSASTKSPQTESIAMPNNCEYADALYAMSYLSPLPLDAPESPPKPGTPIKDARVAIGPLLEDISAYESASGGKIKFNSKRVLLKSLEEEISTYQSQNNRKLRLPPSISYQQTVKKQTGRKRKKKSDADVEEKRVPQMEGAYQDVKSSLIDTTLLLSQKLKSSQNMSQIESSMTVLKERTVSEIQSQESEQISDGESTECVLQEIGKETEDVKEDEMASEKVYSSCSTTEEDDQKIIADSQCKNMTNETKKDEDDIKDEASVSDAELNFSSQTPNNLQMSQIPPPSSDDSSGNCERISESMFEIKSSHTTIVNPSRPSSSLIYSTDHCDSSNSTWDGDNSGVLHGNDETDRPETPPTPLTECSEIPPQVLNPATAYTTATDGPSVERVTSTMSIYDIPSKDNCKAFWGDANDLPSIIKSKDIRRQSVLIGSNLICHLPEFGTTSQQIDEVNLNEANLPVVLASLTDPPSRQSVVQWLKDKNARESSDVASSSEVTTKKRERAEKQKNVCDRSQLEAASLNNSFGFRVSFGNCLEAKAVHQYQYLTILSVELHIETRQNLRPDPEFDTVMALFYTITNDVPLESPTPEMVTGVIIVDPEDVPGPNQRSRLLNRTAIVNFEVISVTSEFDLFQELAKLVNFWNPDIVVGYEIEMLSWGYLLQRGTVLGIHVQNQLSRIPGAYPDRHGGIPEDIIEGGYMVEKNSDITIGGRIVLNLWRILRVEIALQSYTFENMVFHILHRRVSTFPFEKLTRWWKSNHDRWQVVEHYVSRVRGNMELMEQLDVIGRTSELARLFGIQFYEVFTRGSQYRVESMMLRLAKPKNFIAVSPSVVQRSRMKAPEWLPLILEPESKFYTDPVLVLDFQSLYPSMIIAYNYCYSTCLGRTQLLGKNEPFEFGCTQLLVPPAVVRKLVKQDLVNISPAGAVFVKPEVRTGIIPQMLSEILNTRIMVKQSMKEYEGDTTLRRVFESRQLGLKLIANVTYGYTSANFSGRMPCVELGDSVVSKGRETLERAIHLIEERSEWKARVVYGDTDSVFVLLPGRSREEAFKIGDEIALAVTQANPQPVKLKFEKVYQPCILQTKKRYVGYKYESVNQKEPVYEAKGIETVRRDGCPAVVKLLERSLRVLFESCDVSKVKVYVQRQFTKILQNRNSLQDFIFAKEFRGREGYKPGACVPALEISKQQSRIDRRSEPRIGERVPYIVVYGSPGVPLIRLVVPANQLLIDTSLRLNAHYYITRAIIPALQRCLGLLGVDVLSWYQSLPRACAPPTSAVPSEHSNSRKATISQYFGSSVCLLCDDPILTNGLCAACGSSRQTSAFSLSAMQRLREKDYTELISLCQSCTGNTRIERDCISMDCPVLYRRVKAFQNLQLVSKWRDALSLL; this is encoded by the exons ATGAGCAGTCCCATTCCTGGATTGGATTTTGGATACTCAACATATAGGGggttagaaataaaaaaagtaccAGTTATTAGGATTTTTGGTTCAACATCAACAG GGTATAAAGTATGCCTGCATGTACATGGGGTGTTTCCATATTTATATGTCCCTTATGATGGATCAGCTCCACCTGATAAAATGGGCCATCAGATTGTTATAGCTCTTGATAGAGCTGTAAATATTTTACAAGGCCAGGTTAACTCATCGTCTCATCATGTTTTCAAGGCTGTACTTGTTAGTGGTATTCCAATTTATGGGTATCATGGAAAAGAACAccaacttttcaaattttatttttacaatccCAACACAAGAAAGCATTCGTATGACCTTTTGTTG AATGGAGTTgtactgaaaaaaattctccaACCTTGTGAAGGTCACATACCTTACATTCTTCAGTTTCTCATGGACTTTAATTTGCAAGGAATGAATTTCATCCACTTGAAAAAAGCATTCGCACGGCGGAAACCTG ATGACAGTGTCGAGAATTTATGTCCAAGTACGGCAGAGCCCGTGAGTTCGTGTGAAATGGAACTCGATTGTTTTGCCGGCGATATTCTGAATTCTTTAGATGTTCAAG ACGGAATCCAAATGAATCCCGGGCTGGCCGCCTTGtgggaagaagaaatagagcgtcgaaagataaaaaatatcaatttaaaaaacatacatCCACCTGCTTCACCACCTAGATCACGTGCTGTGCCAACCTCTAGTCATGACTTTTACAAAACAAACTTAAGCAAGCAGTTGCGTGAATGCGCTAGTGAAGCG GGAGATGTATCGTTGTCATTTTGCGAAGTAAATGAGCAGATGGAAACAAGCTTAGCAATTGAAACACCAGAAGGAGTTGAAAAGACGTTGCTGTCAGCTTCGAGTATTGATTTCCACGATTCAGCAGATAGAAGGAAACCGATGGCGACTCCTATCGAAGAAGAATCTGATCTGTTGGATGTTCTCTGCGATTTGGCTGACGAACACGGATCTTTTATCAGTTCACCATCCAGAATTCCAAGTTCCAGCATTGAGGATAGAGCTGTAGGATCACAAAATTCCAGATCTTCAAGGCTTACTGTTACAACCCCAATATTGGATATTATTTCCAGTAGTGATTCGGTTGAGGATTTACCTTTTGATGACGATAGTATCTTAGGGACCCAGCATTCCAGAACTTCTCCGGATGATGCGGATGCAGTGAATACTGGCATAAATGATCCTACAAGTGATAGTGACGAAGAACGCGAGACTTTGGAAATGTCACAGATATTTGAAGAATCAGATCACGCTGTTGATTCTTTTcact GCGGACAGAGTCGGACAAAAGACATTCGATTTTCTTCAGCTTCTTACACTCTCGATCAAATAATTGAGCAAGAAGAGCTTGACGAAGAGAGTTCTAGTTCGTCGTTTACTGAACATTTTCTACCAAATGTCGATGGAGCCAATGATGACAGTTCGGACGATGAATCGAGTGATTGCGGAGCTTCTAAAAGGAGTAAAAAGGATACCAAATATAAACCTTTGGTATTTCGGTCGACGAATTCAACAGCCGGTAGTGTGCAAAATAAGGCCGGCACCACCCTCAAACTGACGTCACCTTCCTCTAGCTCTCAACGTTTTCCTAGTGCTTCATTTTTTACATCGACAATGCCTCAAGTGAATAATTCGATAAGTAGCGATACGCAATCAGAAACCCGTAATGTGTGCAGCAAATCAGCTTCGACTAAAAGTCCACAAACGGAATCCATTGCAATGCCAAACAACTGTGAATATGCGGATGCCTTATACGCAATGAGCTACTTAAGCCCTCTTCCCCTCGATGCGCCGGAATCGCCTCCAAAGCCTGGAACTCCAATCAAAGATGCGCGAGTAGCAATAGGCCCACTGTTGGAAGATATTTCAGCTTACGAAAGCGCAAGCGGTGGTAAAATCAAGTTCAATTCCAAACGGGTGTTATTAAAAAgtctagaagaagaaattagcACTTACCAAAGCCAAAACAATCGAAAGCTGCGACTGCCACCAAGTATTTCTTATCAACAGACTGTCAAGAAACAAACTGgtagaaaacgaaagaaaaaatcggaTGCGGATGTGGAAGAGAAAAGGGTGCCACAAATGGAAGGAGCATATCAAGATGTGAAAAGTTCTTTGATAGATACCACCCTATTGCTTTCACAGAAACTGAAATCGAGCCAGAATATGAGCCAAATAGAAAGCTCGATGACAGTTCTAAAGGAGAGAACAGTATCAGAAATCCAATCGCAAGAATCTGAACAAATTTCAGATGGAGAATCAACTGAATGTGTATTGCAAGAAATCGGGAAAGAAACCGAAGATGTTAAAGAAGACGAAATGGCCAGTGAAAAAGTTTATAGCAGCTGTTCAACGACTGAGGAAGACGATCAAAAAATAATAGCAGATTCCCAATGTAAAAACATGacgaatgaaacaaaaaaggacgaAGATGACATAAAAGATGAGGCATCCGTAAGCGACGCTGAACTAAATTTCTCCTCTCAAACTCCCAATAATTTACAGATGTCCCAAATTCCTCCGCCATCAAGTGATGACAGTTCTGGAAATTGCGAAAGAATATCTGAGTCaatgtttgaaattaaatcttcTCATACAACAATAGTGAATCCCTCGCGTCCTTCGAGCAGTCTCATCTATTCTACCGATCACTGTGATTCGTCCAATTCGACTTGGGACGGTGACAATAGTGGCGTTCTTCATGGCAATGATGAAACTGACCGACCAGAGACACCACCTACCCCGCTGACAGAATGTTCAGAGATCCCACCGCAAGTGCTAAATCCAGCAACAGCCTATACTACCGCCACTGACGGCCCAAGTGTGGAGCGGGTGACGTCAACCATGTCGATTTACGACATTCCATCAAAAGACAATTGCAAAGCGTTTTGGGGCGATGCAAATGACCTGCCGTccataatcaaatcaaaagacatTCGCCGCCAGTCCGTACTGATTGGCTCCAATTTAATTTGCCACTTGCCAGAATTCGGAACGACTTCGCAACAG ATTGATGAGGTGAATTTAAATGAGGCAAATCTTCCGGTCGTTCTGGCGTCACTTACCGACCCTCCAAGTAGACAATCCGTCGTTCAATggttaaaagacaaaaatgccCGGGAATCTTCTGATGTGGCCAGCTCATCGGAAGTCACAACGAAAAAACGTGAAAgagcagaaaaacaaaaaaatgtttgtgatCGATCTCAGTTAGAAGCGGCATCTTTAAACAATAGTTTCGGCTTTCGGGTATCCTTTGGAAATTGCCTCGAAGCAAAAGCTGTCCATCAa tacCAATATTTGACCATTTTGAGCGTGGAACTTCACATTGAAACGCGGCAAAATTTGCGACCAGATCCAGAATTTGACACTGTTATGGCTTTGTTCTACACTATTACAAACGACGTGCCTTTGGAGAGTCCAACACCTGAGATGGTGACTGGCGTGATTATTGTTGACCCCGAAGACGTTCCAGGACCAAACCAGAGGAGCAGGCTTTTGAATCGCACAGCTATTGTTAACTTTGAAGTCATCTCGGTCACTAGCGAATTTGACTTGTTTCAGGAACTAGCAAAGCTCGTTAACTTTTGGAATCCCGATATCGTGGTTGGCTATGAG ATTGAAATGCTGTCTTGGGGCTATTTACTGCAGCGTGGAACCGTTCTCGGAATACACGTTCAGAATCAACTCTCTCGGATACCGGGAGCATATCCAGACCGCCATGGGGGAATTCCCGAAGACATCATTGAAGGAGGTTATATGGTAGAGAAGAATTCTGACATCACTATAGGTGGCCGCATCGTTCTTAACTTGTGGCGGATTCTTCGAGTCGAG ATTGCACTCCAAAGTTATACATTTGAAAACATGGTTTTTCATATTCTTCATCGTCGAGTGTCCActtttccatttgaaaaacTGACTCGCTGGTGGAAAAGCAATCATGACCG ATGGCAAGTAGTTGAGCACTATGTCTCTCGTGTCCGGGGCAATATGGAACTTATGGAACAATTAGATGTTATCGGCAGAACCAGTGAACTTGCACGTCTCTTCGGCATTCAGTTTTACGAAGTTTTTACTCGTGGATCTCAA TATCGTGTTGAATCTATGATGCTTAGATTAGCTAAGCCGAAAAATTTCATCGCAGTTTCTCCATCGGTTGTACAGCGTTCAAGAATGAAAGCCCCTGAATGGCTTCCGCTGATCCTGGAACCCGAATCCAA ATTTTATACAGATCCGGTGCTGGTTTTAGATTTTCAGTCGCTGTACCCTTCGATGATTATTGCATACAATTACTGTTATTCCACATGTCTGGGCCGAACTCAACTACTGGGCAA AAACGAACCGTTTGAATTCGGATGCACTCAGTTACTCGTTCCACCCGCCGTAGTCCGAAAATTGGTTAAACAAGATTTAGTAAATATATCACCGGCCGGAGCAGTTTTCGTTAAACCGGAGGTTAGAACAGGCATCATACCTCAGATGTTAAGCGAGATTCTCAATACGCGTATAATG GTTAAACAATCTATGAAAGAATATGAAGGCGATACAACCTTACGTCGGGTGTTTGAGTCACGCCAATTGGGGCTCAAACTTATTGCCAACGTTACCTACGGGTACACTTCAGCCAACTTTTCGGGTCGCATGCCGTGCGTGGAACTGGGTGACAGTGTTGTCAGCAAAGGTCGTGAAACCCTGGAACGGGCAATTCATTTAATCGAGGAGCGATCGGAATGGAAAGCGCGTGTGGTTTACGGTGACACGGATTCCGTCTTTGTTTTACTGCCCGGCCGAAGTCGGGAAGAAGCATTTAAAATCGGGGACGAAATTGCACTTGCTGTTACTCAAGCCAATCCTCAACCAGTCAAACTTAAGTTTGAGAAAGTTTATCAGCCCTGCATACTTCag ACTAAGAAGAGATACGTTGGTTACAAATACGAATCAGTCAATCAGAAAGAACCGGTATATGAAGCGAAAGGCATCGAGACTGTGCGTCGTGACGGCTGCCCTGCTGTTGTCAAG CTACTGGAACGTTCATTGCGTGTGCTCTTTGAATCGTGCGACGTCAGTAAAGTGAAAGTTTATGTGCAGCGCCAATTCACCAAGATTCTGCAAAACCGCAACAGCTTGcaagatttcatttttgctaAAGAATTTCGCGGACGTGAAGGCTATAAGCCAGGAGCGTGTGTTCCAGCACTGGAGATTTCCAA ACAGCAGTCGAGGATTGATCGGCGCTCCGAACCGCGTATCGGCGAGCGTGTTCCATATATTGTTGTTTACGGATCACCTGGAGTCCCTCTTATTCGTTTGGTAGTTCCAGCAAATCAGTTACTGATTGACACTTCCCTTCGATTGAACGCCCATTATTACATCACTCGAGCTATTATCCCTGCGCTGCAGAGATGCCTGGGACTTTTGGGTGTTGACGTCCTTTCGTG GTACCAAAGTCTTCCGCGAGCGTGTGCACCGCCAACTTCCGCTGTGCCAAGTGAACACAGTAACTCGCGAAAAGCCACAATTTCCCAGTATTTTGGCTCGTCAGTTTGTCTCCTGTGCGACGATCCCATCCTGACGAATGGCCTGTGCGCCGCGTGTGGTTCCAGTCGCCAAACTAGCGCCTTCTCGCTGTCAGCTATGCAACGTCTCAGGGAGAAGGATTACACCGAATTGATCAGCCTTTGCCAGAGCTGCACGGGCAACACTCGCATCGAGCGTGATTGCATCTCCATGGACTGTCCAGTGCTTTACAGACGCGTCAAGGCCTTCCAAAATCTACAACTTGTGTCCAAGTGGCGTGACGCCTTGTCCCTCCTGTAA
- the LOC124339755 gene encoding DNA polymerase zeta catalytic subunit-like isoform X3 has product MFSAIWLTNTDLLSVHHPEFQVPALRIELSDSVEDLPFDDDSILGTQHSRTSPDDADAVNTGINDPTSDSDEERETLEMSQIFEESDHAVDSFHCGQSRTKDIRFSSASYTLDQIIEQEELDEESSSSSFTEHFLPNVDGANDDSSDDESSDCGASKRSKKDTKYKPLVFRSTNSTAGSVQNKAGTTLKLTSPSSSSQRFPSASFFTSTMPQVNNSISSDTQSETRNVCSKSASTKSPQTESIAMPNNCEYADALYAMSYLSPLPLDAPESPPKPGTPIKDARVAIGPLLEDISAYESASGGKIKFNSKRVLLKSLEEEISTYQSQNNRKLRLPPSISYQQTVKKQTGRKRKKKSDADVEEKRVPQMEGAYQDVKSSLIDTTLLLSQKLKSSQNMSQIESSMTVLKERTVSEIQSQESEQISDGESTECVLQEIGKETEDVKEDEMASEKVYSSCSTTEEDDQKIIADSQCKNMTNETKKDEDDIKDEASVSDAELNFSSQTPNNLQMSQIPPPSSDDSSGNCERISESMFEIKSSHTTIVNPSRPSSSLIYSTDHCDSSNSTWDGDNSGVLHGNDETDRPETPPTPLTECSEIPPQVLNPATAYTTATDGPSVERVTSTMSIYDIPSKDNCKAFWGDANDLPSIIKSKDIRRQSVLIGSNLICHLPEFGTTSQQIDEVNLNEANLPVVLASLTDPPSRQSVVQWLKDKNARESSDVASSSEVTTKKRERAEKQKNVCDRSQLEAASLNNSFGFRVSFGNCLEAKAVHQYQYLTILSVELHIETRQNLRPDPEFDTVMALFYTITNDVPLESPTPEMVTGVIIVDPEDVPGPNQRSRLLNRTAIVNFEVISVTSEFDLFQELAKLVNFWNPDIVVGYEIEMLSWGYLLQRGTVLGIHVQNQLSRIPGAYPDRHGGIPEDIIEGGYMVEKNSDITIGGRIVLNLWRILRVEIALQSYTFENMVFHILHRRVSTFPFEKLTRWWKSNHDRWQVVEHYVSRVRGNMELMEQLDVIGRTSELARLFGIQFYEVFTRGSQYRVESMMLRLAKPKNFIAVSPSVVQRSRMKAPEWLPLILEPESKFYTDPVLVLDFQSLYPSMIIAYNYCYSTCLGRTQLLGKNEPFEFGCTQLLVPPAVVRKLVKQDLVNISPAGAVFVKPEVRTGIIPQMLSEILNTRIMVKQSMKEYEGDTTLRRVFESRQLGLKLIANVTYGYTSANFSGRMPCVELGDSVVSKGRETLERAIHLIEERSEWKARVVYGDTDSVFVLLPGRSREEAFKIGDEIALAVTQANPQPVKLKFEKVYQPCILQTKKRYVGYKYESVNQKEPVYEAKGIETVRRDGCPAVVKLLERSLRVLFESCDVSKVKVYVQRQFTKILQNRNSLQDFIFAKEFRGREGYKPGACVPALEISKQQSRIDRRSEPRIGERVPYIVVYGSPGVPLIRLVVPANQLLIDTSLRLNAHYYITRAIIPALQRCLGLLGVDVLSWYQSLPRACAPPTSAVPSEHSNSRKATISQYFGSSVCLLCDDPILTNGLCAACGSSRQTSAFSLSAMQRLREKDYTELISLCQSCTGNTRIERDCISMDCPVLYRRVKAFQNLQLVSKWRDALSLL; this is encoded by the exons ATGTTCTCTGCGATTTGGCTGACGAACACGGATCTTTTATCAGTTCACCATCCAGAATTCCAAGTTCCAGCATTGAGGATAGAGCT TAGTGATTCGGTTGAGGATTTACCTTTTGATGACGATAGTATCTTAGGGACCCAGCATTCCAGAACTTCTCCGGATGATGCGGATGCAGTGAATACTGGCATAAATGATCCTACAAGTGATAGTGACGAAGAACGCGAGACTTTGGAAATGTCACAGATATTTGAAGAATCAGATCACGCTGTTGATTCTTTTcact GCGGACAGAGTCGGACAAAAGACATTCGATTTTCTTCAGCTTCTTACACTCTCGATCAAATAATTGAGCAAGAAGAGCTTGACGAAGAGAGTTCTAGTTCGTCGTTTACTGAACATTTTCTACCAAATGTCGATGGAGCCAATGATGACAGTTCGGACGATGAATCGAGTGATTGCGGAGCTTCTAAAAGGAGTAAAAAGGATACCAAATATAAACCTTTGGTATTTCGGTCGACGAATTCAACAGCCGGTAGTGTGCAAAATAAGGCCGGCACCACCCTCAAACTGACGTCACCTTCCTCTAGCTCTCAACGTTTTCCTAGTGCTTCATTTTTTACATCGACAATGCCTCAAGTGAATAATTCGATAAGTAGCGATACGCAATCAGAAACCCGTAATGTGTGCAGCAAATCAGCTTCGACTAAAAGTCCACAAACGGAATCCATTGCAATGCCAAACAACTGTGAATATGCGGATGCCTTATACGCAATGAGCTACTTAAGCCCTCTTCCCCTCGATGCGCCGGAATCGCCTCCAAAGCCTGGAACTCCAATCAAAGATGCGCGAGTAGCAATAGGCCCACTGTTGGAAGATATTTCAGCTTACGAAAGCGCAAGCGGTGGTAAAATCAAGTTCAATTCCAAACGGGTGTTATTAAAAAgtctagaagaagaaattagcACTTACCAAAGCCAAAACAATCGAAAGCTGCGACTGCCACCAAGTATTTCTTATCAACAGACTGTCAAGAAACAAACTGgtagaaaacgaaagaaaaaatcggaTGCGGATGTGGAAGAGAAAAGGGTGCCACAAATGGAAGGAGCATATCAAGATGTGAAAAGTTCTTTGATAGATACCACCCTATTGCTTTCACAGAAACTGAAATCGAGCCAGAATATGAGCCAAATAGAAAGCTCGATGACAGTTCTAAAGGAGAGAACAGTATCAGAAATCCAATCGCAAGAATCTGAACAAATTTCAGATGGAGAATCAACTGAATGTGTATTGCAAGAAATCGGGAAAGAAACCGAAGATGTTAAAGAAGACGAAATGGCCAGTGAAAAAGTTTATAGCAGCTGTTCAACGACTGAGGAAGACGATCAAAAAATAATAGCAGATTCCCAATGTAAAAACATGacgaatgaaacaaaaaaggacgaAGATGACATAAAAGATGAGGCATCCGTAAGCGACGCTGAACTAAATTTCTCCTCTCAAACTCCCAATAATTTACAGATGTCCCAAATTCCTCCGCCATCAAGTGATGACAGTTCTGGAAATTGCGAAAGAATATCTGAGTCaatgtttgaaattaaatcttcTCATACAACAATAGTGAATCCCTCGCGTCCTTCGAGCAGTCTCATCTATTCTACCGATCACTGTGATTCGTCCAATTCGACTTGGGACGGTGACAATAGTGGCGTTCTTCATGGCAATGATGAAACTGACCGACCAGAGACACCACCTACCCCGCTGACAGAATGTTCAGAGATCCCACCGCAAGTGCTAAATCCAGCAACAGCCTATACTACCGCCACTGACGGCCCAAGTGTGGAGCGGGTGACGTCAACCATGTCGATTTACGACATTCCATCAAAAGACAATTGCAAAGCGTTTTGGGGCGATGCAAATGACCTGCCGTccataatcaaatcaaaagacatTCGCCGCCAGTCCGTACTGATTGGCTCCAATTTAATTTGCCACTTGCCAGAATTCGGAACGACTTCGCAACAG ATTGATGAGGTGAATTTAAATGAGGCAAATCTTCCGGTCGTTCTGGCGTCACTTACCGACCCTCCAAGTAGACAATCCGTCGTTCAATggttaaaagacaaaaatgccCGGGAATCTTCTGATGTGGCCAGCTCATCGGAAGTCACAACGAAAAAACGTGAAAgagcagaaaaacaaaaaaatgtttgtgatCGATCTCAGTTAGAAGCGGCATCTTTAAACAATAGTTTCGGCTTTCGGGTATCCTTTGGAAATTGCCTCGAAGCAAAAGCTGTCCATCAa tacCAATATTTGACCATTTTGAGCGTGGAACTTCACATTGAAACGCGGCAAAATTTGCGACCAGATCCAGAATTTGACACTGTTATGGCTTTGTTCTACACTATTACAAACGACGTGCCTTTGGAGAGTCCAACACCTGAGATGGTGACTGGCGTGATTATTGTTGACCCCGAAGACGTTCCAGGACCAAACCAGAGGAGCAGGCTTTTGAATCGCACAGCTATTGTTAACTTTGAAGTCATCTCGGTCACTAGCGAATTTGACTTGTTTCAGGAACTAGCAAAGCTCGTTAACTTTTGGAATCCCGATATCGTGGTTGGCTATGAG ATTGAAATGCTGTCTTGGGGCTATTTACTGCAGCGTGGAACCGTTCTCGGAATACACGTTCAGAATCAACTCTCTCGGATACCGGGAGCATATCCAGACCGCCATGGGGGAATTCCCGAAGACATCATTGAAGGAGGTTATATGGTAGAGAAGAATTCTGACATCACTATAGGTGGCCGCATCGTTCTTAACTTGTGGCGGATTCTTCGAGTCGAG ATTGCACTCCAAAGTTATACATTTGAAAACATGGTTTTTCATATTCTTCATCGTCGAGTGTCCActtttccatttgaaaaacTGACTCGCTGGTGGAAAAGCAATCATGACCG ATGGCAAGTAGTTGAGCACTATGTCTCTCGTGTCCGGGGCAATATGGAACTTATGGAACAATTAGATGTTATCGGCAGAACCAGTGAACTTGCACGTCTCTTCGGCATTCAGTTTTACGAAGTTTTTACTCGTGGATCTCAA TATCGTGTTGAATCTATGATGCTTAGATTAGCTAAGCCGAAAAATTTCATCGCAGTTTCTCCATCGGTTGTACAGCGTTCAAGAATGAAAGCCCCTGAATGGCTTCCGCTGATCCTGGAACCCGAATCCAA ATTTTATACAGATCCGGTGCTGGTTTTAGATTTTCAGTCGCTGTACCCTTCGATGATTATTGCATACAATTACTGTTATTCCACATGTCTGGGCCGAACTCAACTACTGGGCAA AAACGAACCGTTTGAATTCGGATGCACTCAGTTACTCGTTCCACCCGCCGTAGTCCGAAAATTGGTTAAACAAGATTTAGTAAATATATCACCGGCCGGAGCAGTTTTCGTTAAACCGGAGGTTAGAACAGGCATCATACCTCAGATGTTAAGCGAGATTCTCAATACGCGTATAATG GTTAAACAATCTATGAAAGAATATGAAGGCGATACAACCTTACGTCGGGTGTTTGAGTCACGCCAATTGGGGCTCAAACTTATTGCCAACGTTACCTACGGGTACACTTCAGCCAACTTTTCGGGTCGCATGCCGTGCGTGGAACTGGGTGACAGTGTTGTCAGCAAAGGTCGTGAAACCCTGGAACGGGCAATTCATTTAATCGAGGAGCGATCGGAATGGAAAGCGCGTGTGGTTTACGGTGACACGGATTCCGTCTTTGTTTTACTGCCCGGCCGAAGTCGGGAAGAAGCATTTAAAATCGGGGACGAAATTGCACTTGCTGTTACTCAAGCCAATCCTCAACCAGTCAAACTTAAGTTTGAGAAAGTTTATCAGCCCTGCATACTTCag ACTAAGAAGAGATACGTTGGTTACAAATACGAATCAGTCAATCAGAAAGAACCGGTATATGAAGCGAAAGGCATCGAGACTGTGCGTCGTGACGGCTGCCCTGCTGTTGTCAAG CTACTGGAACGTTCATTGCGTGTGCTCTTTGAATCGTGCGACGTCAGTAAAGTGAAAGTTTATGTGCAGCGCCAATTCACCAAGATTCTGCAAAACCGCAACAGCTTGcaagatttcatttttgctaAAGAATTTCGCGGACGTGAAGGCTATAAGCCAGGAGCGTGTGTTCCAGCACTGGAGATTTCCAA ACAGCAGTCGAGGATTGATCGGCGCTCCGAACCGCGTATCGGCGAGCGTGTTCCATATATTGTTGTTTACGGATCACCTGGAGTCCCTCTTATTCGTTTGGTAGTTCCAGCAAATCAGTTACTGATTGACACTTCCCTTCGATTGAACGCCCATTATTACATCACTCGAGCTATTATCCCTGCGCTGCAGAGATGCCTGGGACTTTTGGGTGTTGACGTCCTTTCGTG GTACCAAAGTCTTCCGCGAGCGTGTGCACCGCCAACTTCCGCTGTGCCAAGTGAACACAGTAACTCGCGAAAAGCCACAATTTCCCAGTATTTTGGCTCGTCAGTTTGTCTCCTGTGCGACGATCCCATCCTGACGAATGGCCTGTGCGCCGCGTGTGGTTCCAGTCGCCAAACTAGCGCCTTCTCGCTGTCAGCTATGCAACGTCTCAGGGAGAAGGATTACACCGAATTGATCAGCCTTTGCCAGAGCTGCACGGGCAACACTCGCATCGAGCGTGATTGCATCTCCATGGACTGTCCAGTGCTTTACAGACGCGTCAAGGCCTTCCAAAATCTACAACTTGTGTCCAAGTGGCGTGACGCCTTGTCCCTCCTGTAA